The sequence below is a genomic window from Treponema primitia ZAS-1.
GCCTGTCCGGAAAGCATACGGGCGCCTAAAACGATAGCCCGGACTTTAATGTCGTCGTCGGTGCGTTGGACTTGCATTTCCAAATCCGCCTGTTCGCCGTCGTTAAAATAGAGGTGTATGTCCAGGTGGACCGTTTTACCCGTAAGGTACTCCGGGAGGAGTTCGTTATTCTGAATAGCCAGGGAGGCGACGGGGCGGCCGATACAGGCGGAGAGGAGGTGGCGCAAGGCGTCACGGGAGTCCTCGTTGTCGTCGGAAAAGAGGCTTTTAAAGACAAAATCTGAGAGGATGTCCAGGGGAACGCCTTTTTCTGCGTTTTCTCTGGCTGTACGGCGCAGTTCTCCCCAGAAAAAGGGGACCAGGAACGATAATTTCATAACAGCTCCTTTGTGGGCCTAAGCCCAGGTTTTAGGCGCGACTCTTTGGCCCGCTGCGTATATAAGGGAGTCATGCTGAAAAGTGCTTTACCTTGAGGATCGATTTTTTTAAAATTCGTATAGGGTGATTTTTTTGGGGTCAAGTTTAGCCCCCCCTATGGACCCCGATTAGGTTACCAGGAACGCACTAAAACTATGTATGGGGGCCTGTCGGCTGGGAAAGATATGGGGACCCTCCCCTTCGGGGTCCTCCCCATATCTTTCCCACGGAAGCCGCTTCGCGGCAATTTACAAACCCCCGATAACATTTTTGTGAGTGCGTTCCCGAGCCGCTTAAGGGGTCCATAGGGGGCCTTTGTTTCGCTTGATGGAG
It includes:
- a CDS encoding PD-(D/E)XK nuclease family transposase; the protein is MKLSFLVPFFWGELRRTARENAEKGVPLDILSDFVFKSLFSDDNEDSRDALRHLLSACIGRPVASLAIQNNELLPEYLTGKTVHLDIHLYFNDGEQADLEMQVQRTDDDIKVRAIVLGARMLSGQA